The following are encoded in a window of Esox lucius isolate fEsoLuc1 chromosome 14, fEsoLuc1.pri, whole genome shotgun sequence genomic DNA:
- the LOC105007338 gene encoding metal transporter CNNM3 isoform X3, whose product MVASLADLPFLLMILLLCWRIRDGACCQQAPRVLGLRLENPEGRVYMKERIISAPQGASFKLRLFGSDLNGTWPLVAFAGARPGEDGAEGDAADPCEQDTRRDSSDFEVTGRLMADEEYSGLITVQTRNKTSVSSVASSTGGGYDARPTNHHLCVLINGSWVSVGLDRLQINNDTGQPEDYIPPWGLAVLIVLLIILCGVLRSVNLSLLWLDPLELYVLHSCGSEEDKRAAKRLEPIRRRGNFLVCSLLFLCALGHSVLGVLLYRALGSIVAAVFTSGFLIFLVSELVPHIVCSGYGFQLAPGLTWLAQVCMVLTCPLSCPLGLVLDLALRRDISTCGVRERAMEMIRTNVNDPYSEFVKEEFSRGALRSKTVEDILTPLKDCFMLPSSAVLDFSTMSEIMQSGYTRVPVYEEERSNIVEILYVKDLALVDPDDCTPMTTITKFYNHPLHFVFNDTKLDAMLEEFKKGNSALAIVQKVNNEGEGDPFYEVLGLVTLEDVIEEIIKSEILDESDGYMDMKVKRPLAPLEMSLEPRSVHEEFSLFRLPEGEPKIRTSPQLLLATHRFLSREVEHFSPARVSEKVLFHLLRHPTVNQEVHFDSSNRLSPDHYLYTRNHPVDYFILLLQGRVEVEIGKEGLKFENGAFTYYGVSALTAPSSVHQSPVSAQRRPPGDPFELGDATSPSSYCPDYTVRALTDLQLIRVTRVQYLSAVVASRVGQSPDPPEIKILPNSQTKLLNERNTGAQGGSKSQESSTEEAHG is encoded by the exons ATGGTGGCCAGCTTGGCAGACCTACCGTTCTTGTTGATGATATTATTGCTCTGCTGGAGGATCAGGGACGGCGCCTGTTGCCAGCAAGCCCCGCGGGTTCTGGGGCTGCGACTGGAAAACCCAGAAGGCCGGGTGTATATGAAGGAGCGAATCATCTCTGCGCCGCAAGGAGCCAGTTTCAAGCTTCGGCTATTCGGCTCAGATCTGAATGGGACCTGGCCATTGGTCGCGTTCGCTGGGGCCAGACCCGGGGAGGACGGAGCGGAGGGAGATGCAGCCGACCCGTGCGAACAGGATACCCGCCGTGACTCCTCCGACTTCGAAGTCACTGGGAGGTTAATGGCAGATGAGGAGTACAGCGGGTTGATAACAGTTCAGACGCGGAATAAGACCAGTGTCTCTTCCGTCGCATCTTCCACAGGAGGAGGGTATGATGCCAGGCCGACCAACCACCACCTGTGCGTGCTGATTAACGGGAGTTGGGTGTCTGTGGGACTGGACAGGCTGCAGATCAACAACGACACGGGTCAGCCTGAAGACTACATCCCTCCGTGGGGTCTGGCGGTGCTCATCGTACTGCTTATCATTTTGTGCGGGGTTTTGAGAAGCGTGAACCTCAGTCTGTTGTGGCTGGACCCCCTGGAGCTCTACGTCCTGCACAGCTGCGGCTCAGAGGAGGATAAACGAGCCGCGAAGCGCCTCGAGCCAATACGGAGACGGGGTAACTTCCTG GTCTGTTCCCTGCTCTTCCTCTGTGCTCTGGGACACTCTGTTCTAGGCGTGCTTCTCTACAGGGCCCTGGGTTCCATAGTGGCTGCTGTGTTCACCAGCGGGTTCCTCATCTTTCTGGTGTCAGAGCTGGTCCCCCACATCGTGTGTTCTGGCTATGGCTTTCAGCTGGCCCCGGGTCTCACCTGGCTGGCCCAG GTGTGCATGGTGCTGACATGTCCGCTGTCCTGCCCTCTGGGTCTGGTGCTGGACTTGGCGCTGAGGCGAGACATCAGCACCTGTGGCGTGAGGGAGAGAGCCATGGAGATGATCCGTACCAATGTCAACGACCCCTACAG TGAGTTTGTAAAGGAGGAGTTCAGCCGCGGAGCCCTTCGCAGTAAGACAGTGGAGGACATCCTGACTCCACTCAAGGACTGTTTTATGCTGCCCTCCTCCGCCGTCCTGGACTTTTCCACCATGTCAGAGATCATGCAGAGTGGATACACACGGGTGCCAGTTTAcgaagaggagag GTCCAACATCGTGGAAATACTGTACGTGAAGGACCTGGCTCTTGTCGACCCTGACGACTGTACTCCAATGACAACCATCACCAAGTTCTACAACCATCCTCTGCACTTTGTCTTTAATGACACCAAACTGGATGCCATGCTGGAGGAGTTCAAGAAAG GAAACTCTGCACTGGCCATTGTTCAGAAGGTGAACAACGAGGGGGAGGGGGACCCGTTCTACGAGGTGCTGGGATTGGTCACCTTGGAGGACGTGATTGAGGAAATCATCAAATCAGAGATCCTGGATGAGTCTGACGGAtaca TGGACATGAAGGTGAAGCGTCCCTTGGCTCCCCTGGAGATGTCCCTGGAGCCTCGGAGCGTCCATGAAGAGTTCTCCCTGTTCAGGCTCCCTGAGGGGGAACCCAAGATCAGAACCTCACCTCAGTTACTGCTGGCCACACACCGTTTCCTGTCCCGAg AGGTGGAGCACTTCAGCCCGGCCCGTGTGTCCGAGAAGGTGCTGTTTCACCTTCTGCGTCACCCCACTGTCAACCAGGAAGTCCACTTCGACTCGTCCAACCGCCTGAGCCCGGACCACTACCTCTACACGCGCAACCACCCTGTGGACTACTTTATACTACTACTACAG GGCCGTGTGGAGGTGGAGATTGGTAAAGAGGGTTTGAAGTTTGAAAATGGAGCGTTCACATACTACGGTGTGTCTGCACTCACAGCGCCATCCTCAG tccACCAGTCTCCAGTGTCAGCCCAGCGTCGCCCCCCAGGGGATCCGTTTGAGTTGGGAGACGCCACCAGCCCGTCCAGCTACTGTCCTGACTACACCGTCCGTGCTCTCACTGACCTGCAGCTCATacgg GTGACTCGTGTACAGTACCTGAGTGCTGTGGTGGCGTCCCGCGTGGGCCAGAGTCCCGACCCGCCTGAGATCAAGATCCTGCCCAACAGTCAGACCAAGCTTCTCAACGAGAGAAACACAGGTGCGCAAG GTGGCAGTAAATCCCAGGAGAGTTCAACGGAAGAGGCTCATGGGTAA